From the genome of Solanum lycopersicum chromosome 7, SLM_r2.1:
GCGAGTGACTTGTAATATTGCACCATAAAGAATATCTTGAATGAGCTCACCATAACGATCGTTCTGAGAGTTCATAACTGAGAGGGGCTAATAAATTAGTAACTGCCAGAACCTGTGAAGCTTGTGAACACCGGATTGAGGATCAAGAATGCAGCAAAACTATAGAACTGCAGATGAAACATATTTTACAAGATTTTCAGGCTCCAAATTCCAGTCTTGTAGAGAAAAGTTGAACTGTTCAAACTGTTGAGTAGATTTAGCAGCCAAGACTCCTCAAAATACTGTTGAGCTTGTCAATTACGACTGGTGGATCCGCATAAGATCCCTCCAAATCAATGGGATGGTACTCCAATCCTTTCCAATAAGCAATCAGAGAAAAATGGGGGCGCCTATATTCACTGCTTATGATTTCTAGTATAACAGCTTTTGGTGATGCAGAAACAATGTGCGTTAGACCTGCTCCATGAGCACCTACAATGACAGAAGCATCTTGGATTGCTCGAACTTGATCTTTCATGGACATGTGGGCAAATAATCCGTTAATCACATTTACTTTGCACTCTGTGTGGTTCAAGGACCAGCTCTTTATGGAATCAAATACTTCTTGTTCATTGCTAAGCCTAGACTGTACCTTTCCGCCATGACGTGGGTGAGCTAAATAATCCTCGCGTCTAACAAAGAGGACATTGTGGCCAGTGACTGTCCTTGGGATGTTCTGTCTATCCACAGGAAATCCAAAGGCTGCTCTGATCATCTCTCCAAACTCGGACAACCGTGCAGTTTTACTATCACTGGGATTTTGCCACAAATCATGGGCAGGAGCTCCAGTACAACCGATACTTTCTGAAAGCCCCTTAAACAGGGCAGTTTCATATCCCAACGGCGAGAGGATAGCATGGCGAAAACAAACCGGACCGCTAAAGTTTTTAGCATAAGTGAGGCTTGAAAACAGTGCTCTCCATGTTTCCTCCAATTGTGTCtggatttttttttccaaacagGAGTAAAAGCAGTTAACATGAAGAAACTGAATTTGAAGATAAATGAAACATGCCAAAAAAAATCTTGGCCAAGTAATCATCAAGATTATAGTAATGGGGTGAAAGAGCTTTAAACACATGAAAGCGTAGGCTATGAACGTCAGTCCCATAAAAGTATGCACAGGAAGGAATTTTCAAGACGGGGATGTAAGGTAACAATAAATTGTCCAGAAATGAAATcattgctaatttttttttagtaatagaACTTCTTTTTACCATCAAAGGACCATTCAAATAAATAGTGACATGTAAATAGAAGTAAGAATGAGCCAATTGCAACAACTAGGTACTGCTGAGTAAATCGCTGTGTCAAATAGAAACAGAAACAAAGGGAAACTCGGGATTAAGTCAAACCAACTTGACACAAGAATCTCAAGTCCATTGGATTGCTAGAGAAAAATTACTGAGTCTACATTCATCCATGACACAGAACAATGCAGCACACCATAATCAACAATAATTTCAAACGTACCTCACAATGGCCATCTACAAAAACCAAATGTGGCCGACTGGGTAAGCCAGTAACTCTGGATGCCGCGTATGCACTATACCAATCAGTAATTGTATGAAAAAGATTTGCATACTCAAATCGGGTAATCAAAAGTGATGGCTCCTCAATCCACTGAaacaaaaattggaaaaataacAGCAATGTAAGGCATCGATTACGGAAAGATGGCATTAACAAAAGACACAGCTTCCTTACATGGTTGCTTGAACACTGACATCTAGCATGGATAATTTTTTGATTAGCACATGAAGAACTGAAAAGATGTTCATCTCATAAATATTCCAATAATCAGCAATCTAAAATAGCAATAGAACACCACTTATCATCATTTTAGTTGATTCTCTTTCATTAGTGGATAAGGTAATGTAACCTAACAGTGCTACATCCTTCATGTATTCCTCTTGTTAGTGCACAACAAAACTTTGGACTTTGAATGATACCACAGCAAAGATCTAAAATTAACTGGTCATACTGGAACTTTGAGTAGCTAGTAACCAAGTGAAAGGTCCCTATCTAGCACGGATTTCCTCCTAGACATAAGTTACTCCTAACATAGAAGCCATGTTTGGCATACTGTCAGATCAAGTCGATAGTCCTCAAAATGCAACAACCAGTTGTCCAAGTAAGTTTCAAAAGGCATTTAATCGAATTGGTTATTAAGGTTTTCAGGACAAAGCTGACCAGCTCAGACAAATGCTACCATATTCCATTTGTAAAATGGAAATAAAGAGATGAAAGGAGATCAAAAGTCGTAGGATTCACCATAGATCACATACACTGACCATTTGCCAACTTAAGGTCGTTAACTACCAACAATAAATACTCTTCGAGGTCCATAAATTCGATAACTTTATGGATTCAGATACAGAACTACAATGAAAGCTCTGGATAAACTCTAAAatcttaacaaaatatttagtaACAGATTCCAAAATCACCACTTTATCTATAACACAATCAAATGAAATGCAACCACAATCCAAAAGTTAATTAACTAATGTTATCCACCCTCTACTCCAGATTTCAAGGAATTATCTTAAATGACACATATAAAACAACATTTATAACACTGAGCTACTATTCTAAAGCAACAATTAGATAAATTAATCTTCATTAAATAGATCAAACAAAATCCATTACTGTATTCCATATCAACAAACATTCCCAAAGATCAAAACTTTAATATCAGATCAAACAAAGTTCCAAAAAATCAAACCTCAGAACAATGAAAATCATTGGCGTCAACTAATCGAATCGAGTCGATTAATTCCCTCATAGTGTGCTTTGAGACTGCACCTTCaggtaaatatttattcaagaaaTTTTCATCAGCTAATTTTTTCCcaatttttgttctttcattAACCTCTATCTCAAAAGCTCCATTTTCAAAAATGGGtaactcttcttcttctccccTTCCTATTACTTCTTCCAATTTCTCTCCTCCTTTAGACATCAAAATTTTCTCCGGATTCATTCTTATTACCCCTCCTTCACAAATCGAACTCTGCAATGTCTCACTGAAAAAACACCTAAACCACCCTCCTACTCCTCCTTCACCGAAATATCTGTTTTCACCGAATTTCCGGTGAATCTCCGGCGAGGCTTTGAGAAGATCGATTTTACGAGTAAACCCATTTCCAAAATAACCCTCACACGATCTCCAACCAACGTTGGGGTTCTGAGACCAAGGGAGGTAAGACGGCAAAATAGGCCATGGTTTGGATTGGGAAGCAACGGAGGAGTGCAAATTTGGATGGTTTTCCGATGAAGAAAAGCGGTTTCCGGTAGTAATATAGTGGTTTTTAGGGAAATTGTGGCGGAAATGATCTGGGTGTGAAGAGAAGTAGAGATAAAGAGTAATTGTGTTGAGAgcaaagagagaaagaagaattttcagcttcttcttgttcatcttcttcttccccTCTCTCTCAGTTGCACTATTACcagttgtatatatatttataataacttCAACTAAATTCGTAAAATTtcactaaatatattattatcgttataAATTTGTAATAATATGTGTATtagatatatagataaatttataggatcatatttcttaaaagtaattataaatttgttatagttttatatatttagagtcaaattataaaaatattattaatataatttaatttaactttgaaaattaatcaaattttaaaaaatataacatgataaataaaaatatacaagaaatgtAAGTGTTTAGAATTAATTGTGtttgaaaattctttttaacttaTATGTATACGTTATTAAGTGAACtaactataataaatttttgaatgttttgataaatttttacgatcatatttcttaacaaataataattatagataatttAGGGTTGATTGTGTCTAGAGAATTGTAAATTTATACTATGTTATAACAAAATTCTGTgggattttctttttctttttggacatgtatatatttgaaaattgtattataCTTTAAAGgtcaactttcacatatagcaaataaaaaatttatatttatatgttatagcaaagtttgcataattgagctccataacaaacataaaaattatataattcgctaGCTATACacatacaattgtataattcgttggcctatttcgctgtaattgtataattcgctatcctatttcactgcaattatatattacacaattgtataattcactgcctatttcgctgcatatttgtataaaatttactttgcatacaattgaatcgaagtaaaatgtatgtatattgcataattataagtgtataggaagaagatatatgtttttatctcgctctatacaaaaacagaaacacaatttatacacttttgttgtataaaacgagagaaaattgtataattcgcaattgtataattcgttggcctttttcgctgcaatagttgtataaaatttgtatttgtctaaaattgaattgaagtaaaatgtctgtaaattgtataatataagtgtatagcacgaaaatatatgtttttgcatgtgtatatacaattttctctcgctttatacaaaacaaaatcacaattaatacacttctgtgtataaaacgagagaggCAAGCAAAggaagagtggcgagcgagctttttgggagagagacgactgacaaactttggctaacgtttgctatagagcacaattaaatcaaaccgtaactactccatttattttaagttattagtttgctattatatacaattatccctagtttaaaagatatttatataattatctcttaattaaaaatcttGTATTTAACTTatgaaaattaatcatttttaataagaaaacttTAGTCTTAGGGTGAAATctttaaacattaaataaataacaaatagaATTGgagtcaaaattaaatttatataatatgactttttcttctttttccttcttaaaccaaacaaataaggacaattttttaatactatttttactttttttttattccatTTAGTCAAAGTTGTTAAAATTTCACCATTTTGTCCAATTCTCAAGTTGCATGTGAATGGATTGTGACTATAACTAATATGGCAAATTAATTCATTATAATATCTGgaccatataataatataattgcgTACCACCTAAGTTTTgccaattttataaaaaatcaaaaaataaaaaatgaaaaaaataaaattaatgtgcCCATAAAGCACGAGTCAATGatctttgagaaaaataaatgttccAACAAAGAAGTAGCATTATTAAAAGTTCTCATAACTCATATTACTTGGTCACGTTatgttttttatattctttttttttttctattggaACAAAGGTAGGTCTAAAATAATTCGTCATTATTTCAAACTTTGATGtgacaaaagaataaaattgtcataactttattataattttgtaacggattatatatatttattcgcaaacttataattatttttgtttagtgTAATAGCAACACATCTTTAAATTTAGgccaaatacataaatatgtttcTAAACTTATTGTATTTTTTCCTCAGGTACCTAAACTAcgtcatttttttattgatcaTTGAACCACacataatttgttcctttaaAATACTAttggttgattttgatcgatttttctattgtaaatgtcttcaattgtgttcgaattgtaataattttgattaaatgaaTGAAGACAAACCgtgttagtctcatttgttttctaatgtgttcaaacgatttaagtaaaataaatattctcgAACATTTTCATTGTCAATTGGACTTATGAGTTGTAGAGcaacatatgtatcctctatcaaTACCCCTCAGACAACAGTATTTGTTTAAACAGAATAAATTATGGGAGTTCAATGatttaatagaaaaatgacGTACGAAAAAAAACCCAATAAATTTAGGAATCTACTTATGTATTTGGCCTTAAATTTACCAAAGTATAGTATTGTGATAAATGAATTTGAAATGTTTAGGTGTTGAAGTGATATTTATTCCtatttatttatctaaaaaattataaataatattgttttataGGAAATGGTAgggaataaaatattatttggtaaattaattaaagtatatGTAAGTTGACTTGTATACTACAAATACTAATAATTAAAGAGCTACATACCATCATAAAGTCTAAGacgaattttaaaaaaacaaatgcaATTTCTTTCGCctcattttatttgatattatttgtaatttgagatttaacataaatatattttttacagtAAGTTTTTCATAGATCATTTTCACATAttagattattaattattgGAACTTATAATACTCTTTAcgtaatttacaaatatataaattttgtttcaaaaaaatttaaagtttcataAGCAAATATCcgattaaagttaaattatttgaaactaaaaaattgaaaagcaCCACATAAAAttagacaaaagaaaaaatagtttcAGCCATATTATtcacatttaaaattatttaatattctatTTAAAATGTGCATGGAAACAAGGAAATGATGATAACGACAAATGAATCATggataatagaaaaaaaaatcggTGTATTAAGTTTTTGCTATATAATGGGTTCGAgaaattattgaactacaaaGGCTTATTCTACGcaatcttttcttttatatatatatatatatatatatatatatatatatatgcataacgTTATTTCCATGGCTCGAACATGTAATGTCaaaaactttattatttatactaagaacaaaataatatataattttcctaaTCCAAAAGCGATGAAAATCTAAATAAGTCGATTCCGTAAATTCCaacttattaaaaattaataaccaAATCCACTTGAAAGCAACAAATTATGTGAAGATATAGGTGGATTCGTTCTTGAATCTTGACCAAAAATACCTTCACCttctaaattatatacaaatgaaTTATACGATTAGGAAATTGGTTGTTGAATTTGGATCCTGGTTTTAGAGTAAAGTCCAAATATATATTGGTAAATGAATTTGAATGTTGGTTATTCTTGGTTGTATCATCTTATAgacacaaattcaaattaatcgatcttaaaatatatgaataccATTATATTAGAAACAATAATGGCTTTGTGTTTATCCGTATATAAATATCAGATACCaaataaaatagggaaaattgtataaaatagcaaattaataacttaaattaaatagaatagctagggtttgatttaattgtgctccatagcaaacattatctaaaatttgtcagcgtctctcttccaggaatctcgctcgccactatccattctcgctcgcctctctcgctttatacacagaagtgtataattctgtttctgttttgtataaagcgagagaaaattgtatatacacatgcaaaaatgtatatcttcgtgttatacacttaattatacaatttacaaatattttacttcaaaaattgcagagaaaaaggccaacgaactatacaattgcgaattatacacttgcagtgaaatacaattttctctagctttatacaacagaagtgtatatattgtgtttctgtttttgtataaagcgagaaaaacatatatctttttgctataaacttataattatgcaatatacatacattttaattcgattcaactatatgcaaaacaaattatacaattgcagcgaaataggccagcgaattatacacttgtatatgtatagcgaattatacagtttttatgtttgctatggagcgcaattatgcaaagtttgctatattatacaaatatgaattttttgtttgctatatgtgaaagttgcccaataaaatatattaatcagTCTTACATTTTGTATTTAGAGAAGAGGTTAATccatattatattttgaattcatgCTTACAAAATGCAATTGATTCAAACTACAATAACAAAAATCCAATGTAGTATAAGGAGGATAGAGTATATACAGATTTTGTATCTACCTTCTAAAGAGTAAGATAATGTTTTTGATTGACAATCGATCAAACGAAAGATGAAAAAGAGGCTATCAAAcgaa
Proteins encoded in this window:
- the LOC101253606 gene encoding beta-(1,2)-xylosyltransferase, which gives rise to MNKKKLKILLSLFALNTITLYLYFSSHPDHFRHNFPKNHYITTGNRFSSSENHPNLHSSVASQSKPWPILPSYLPWSQNPNVGWRSCEGYFGNGFTRKIDLLKASPEIHRKFGENRYFGEGGVGGWFRCFFSETLQSSICEGGVIRMNPEKILMSKGGEKLEEVIGRGEEEELPIFENGAFEIEVNERTKIGKKLADENFLNKYLPEGAVSKHTMRELIDSIRLVDANDFHCSEWIEEPSLLITRFEYANLFHTITDWYSAYAASRVTGLPSRPHLVFVDGHCETQLEETWRALFSSLTYAKNFSGPVCFRHAILSPLGYETALFKGLSESIGCTGAPAHDLWQNPSDSKTARLSEFGEMIRAAFGFPVDRQNIPRTVTGHNVLFVRREDYLAHPRHGGKVQSRLSNEQEVFDSIKSWSLNHTECKVNVINGLFAHMSMKDQVRAIQDASVIVGAHGAGLTHIVSASPKAVILEIISSEYRRPHFSLIAYWKGLEYHPIDLEGSYADPPVVIDKLNSILRSLGC